Proteins encoded within one genomic window of Komagataella phaffii GS115 chromosome 3, complete sequence:
- a CDS encoding Subunit of the RNA polymerase II mediator complex, with amino-acid sequence MSLLLFWFLEFRGYLGWLEMSQWHPYDSSPILDTINKLGALKDGLYNDDSLSVERSLKKSFHDTNSFRMARFDAVYYSAYRIDSELQDHKEAKNKSKGKCPLVHDLELLLSAKLSNKGIYSIAHLKDYWCFWIDTTGQNISVFEQDEFLSLIHSSTISVKRITLGMFTSNDLFQNPSSSKLINNIYINFLRALKKHLIKLFADNCPVKNSSSKVFPFSTHLLLQTDNFNYFNVLRLDLMINHKNEVLVSTTVAENPRFYNLASRENLETTVQKSSYAIYLCPSGIRCNFAVNGCLKDSITSDPPKDYERLLQLLKKYNNIFIDEKNTRWVKVVPNVNHLNNLSPHISSFLEDSHTGDGSTSLRFIAWPLSLCFVQYGVNIDGTIPPSSQYDPFKLLDQRISYIKEQQNHGVEEAIEELQDFCLPPEEDNIKGVKDSISPALEATCPSPIVEVDISDAYFDGVLDDVMNEEISLPKSEWNELFGEEAEENEIASPNGESFVMNSKEPVKLPTTTNPFYEDPGAPEPAPLPIISEISPCVHKATSVFSPLRFNPVIHDNIDIKYSTGGKFYVDRSESPSGPHKDSLTNAKLFLKAPTTGVGISGNSWTREEDSDLESDSDDDQDRLLKEEEEEEEEEYNNEKYQDRRDLIQKEGEKKENDKTKIQEDFYQVMKSSEGDEASPQADFDMIDGSDHNEGKKLEVERNTVAGNLRIHIRECNNSALTTIPIPSGGSNDTMDNLSQNWVPFIMRTVPLYSIPVCFLYKAPSLSKDRLNQELPILLKAILFDLPGSFSNKCRHDHQVQSKVDKLVRDVLPGIEKLSLLDFVGPGRISDGLFNIVNRENCPSTTSIEYDSRDSVSNEAFLGSPSLPTTQEGFIEKMLPNDTNLLIHTTPTMINVKRSDEDLSVGITSAKFWKSLGLQPLEGPNNFQAIAIVPDFGPQFLAQATDFIGNLQEEYKTNKLGEMSLIEIANDSVLRITPNEQEKSYWKNVHDTLQSHLNDICNRLKPEMPLLIIFINPFTSLVSVIETSQVLRELRDSISRLLNLNSSSESKRRKKKSTNGPNANYRKGSEIKNISISQKSIPLNDFFLIDGSYCVPSQKVLTRISLQLYCLVTSGHFTNNIALIAQEIPSAINFKLTKVPIARQLIIDDLYIHLAYDRATDKSWCAACWTDQYGGLREVKAWYSERRKFLNGGANLMKSFEEISNDIWSITMEYIKCHPGKSYLILTRLNNIIPDDELIQWKRLSLLNKSIYLVVLTIDLEPTLKLSGVSRESEGSGGVNNVMTTTMYPDSTAGIYPNTAESLGSRFDSPDISSNMFQTPSSPAFNTSGNFYSESDGTIVNISEELLGLVLSIPVPLSNQINRIPIRTGYLIQTANLTEGKSILEVNLLSCPAFIDPVDLMKKMLCQYRNLADLKNFWYASIVDETCNPFPWHILTVSKILKELVHVGVDE; translated from the coding sequence ATGAGTCTACTTCTTTTCTGGTTCTTAGAGTTTCGTGGGTATCTGGGGTGGTTGGAGATGTCGCAATGGCACCCATATGATTCAAGCCCCATACTCGATACTATCAACAAGCTGGGTGCACTAAAAGATGGATTATATAATGATGACTCGTTGTCGGTCGAAAGATCATTAAAAAAGTCGTTTCATGATACCAACTCGTTTAGAATGGCAAGGTTTGATGCTGTGTACTATTCCGCCTACCGCATTGACAGCGAGCTTCAGGATCACAAAGAAGCCAAGAACAAAAGCAAAGGAAAGTGTCCTCTAGTGCATGATTTAGAATTACTGCTTTCTGCAAAATTGAGCAACAAAGGTATTTACAGCATAGCACATCTGAAAGATTATTGGTGTTTTTGGATTGATACGACAGGGCAAAACATTTCAGTATTTGAGCAAGACGAATTTCTGTCTCTTATACACTCCTCTACAATTTCAGTCAAGCGGATTACATTGGGTATGTTTACCAGTAAtgatctctttcaaaaccCATCAAGCTCCAAATTGATAAACAACATATATATCAATTTTCTTAGAGCATTAAAGAAGCATCTCATAAAGCTCTTTGCAGACAATTGCCCTGTCAAAAATTCTAGCTCAAAGGTGTTTCCATTTAGCACACATCTGTTGCTTCAGACTGATAATTTTAACTACTTTAACGTTTTGAGATTAGATCTCATGATTAACCATAAGAACGAAGTATTAGTTTCAACGACAGTAGCCGAGAATCCAAGATTTTATAATCTTGCAAGCAGAGAGAATTTAGAAACTACAGTTCAGAAATCAAGTTATGCCATCTATCTTTGCCCATCTGGCATTCGATGCAATTTTGCTGTAAATGGATgtctcaaagattcaatCACGTCCGACCCACCTAAAGATTATGAGCGATTACTACAGCTCCTTAAAAAATACAATAACATattcattgatgaaaagaataCAAGATGGGTAAAAGTTGTTCCCAATGTGAACCATTTAAATAACTTATCGCCCCACATTTCTAGCTTTTTGGAGGATTCACATACTGGAGATGGCTCAACAAGTCTGCGATTTATTGCGTGGCCTCTTTCGTTATGTTTTGTACAATACGGTGTCAACATAGATGGTACAATTCCACCAAGTAGTCAGTATGACCCTTTCAAGTTGTTAGACCAACGTATTAGTTACATTAAGGAGCAACAAAATCATGGAGTGGAAGAGGCGATCGAAGAACTTCAAGACTTCTGTCTTCCTCCAGAGGAAGACAATATAAAGGGGGTTAAAGATTCTATTTCTCCAGCATTAGAAGCAACATGTCCTTCGCCAATTGTTGAGGTTGATATCTCTGATGCTTACTTCGACGGGGTGCTAGACGATGTAATGAACGAAGAAATAAGTCTACCTAAAAGTGAATGGaatgaactttttggagaggaagctgaagagaatgaaattgCATCACCTAATGGAGAGTCATTTGTTATGAATTCAAAAGAGCCAGTCAAGCTACCCACCACAACGAATCCGTTTTATGAAGATCCGGGGGCTCCAGAACCTGCACCTCTCCCCATTATCTCCGAAATATCCCCTTGCGTTCACAAAGCTACTTCAGTTTTTTCTCCACTTCGATTCAATCCGGTAATTCATGATAATATAGATATCAAATACTCCACAGGAGGAAAGTTTTATGTAGATCGAAGCGAGTCTCCATCAGGCCCACACAAGGACTCCCTTACAAATGCGAAACTATTTTTGAAAGCGCCAACAACAGGAGTTGGGATCTCGGGAAATAGCTGGACTAGAGAGGAAGATAGTGACCTCGAATCGGACAGTGATGACGACCAGGATAGACTACTtaaggaggaagaggaagaggaagaggaggagtataataatgaaaaatatcaagaCCGAAGAGATTTGAtacaaaaagaaggagagaaaaaggaaaatgataagACCAAGATCCAAGAGGACTTTTATCAAGTAATGAAAAGTTCTGAAGGTGATGAAGCGAGCCCACAGGCTGACTTTGACATGATAGATGGATCAGACCACAACGAAGggaaaaagttggaagtAGAGAGAAATACAGTTGCCGGTAATTTAAGGATTCATATCAGGGAGTGCAACAATTCAGCCCTGACAACTATTCCAATTCCATCGGGTGGTTCTAACGATACGATGGACAATTTGAGCCAAAATTGGGTACCGTTCATAATGCGAACCGTCCCGTTGTATTCTATTCCCGTCTGCTTTCTATACAAAGCCCCGAGTTTAAGCAAAGATCGTTTGAATCAAGAGCTACCCATTCTTCTAAAAGCTATATTATTTGATTTACCTGGCTCCTTTTCTAACAAATGTCGTCATGATCATCAGGTGCaatcaaaagttgacaaGCTAGTTCGAGATGTTCTTCCGGGAATCGAAAAATTAAGTTTACTAGATTTTGTTGGACCTGGCAGAATAAGTGATGGTCTATTTAATATAGTAAACAGAGAGAACTGTCCTAGCACCACAAGTATAGAATATGACTCCAGAGACTCAGTTTCAAATGAGGCCTTTTTGGGATCACCATCGCTGCCAACGACTCAGGAAGgcttcattgaaaaaatgcTGCCAAATGACACTAATCTCTTGATCCACACAACCCCAACTATGATTAATGTTAAACGATCAGATGAGGACCTGAGTGTAGGCATTACTTCCGcaaagttttggaaatcTTTAGGATTGCAGCCTCTCGAAGGTCCTAACAATTTCCAGGCCATTGCAATTGTTCCAGATTTTGGGCCACAGTTTCTTGCTCAGGCCACTGATTTTATTGGAAACTTACAGGAGGAATATAAAACCAACAAACTAGGAGAAATGTCTCTGATCGAAATTGCAAATGATTCAGTGCTACGGATAACACCTAACGAACAAGAAAAATCGTACTGGAAAAATGTGCACGATACCTTACAAAGTCATTTAAACGACATTTGTAACAGGCTGAAACCGGAAATGCCCCTTCTGATTATTTTTATAAATCCTTTTACTTCGTTGGTCAGCGTTATAGAAACTTCCCAGGTTTTGAGAGAATTGCGAGATTCCATATCTCGTTTGCTGAACTtaaattcttcttcagaatcaaagagaaggaagaagaaatcaacAAATGGTCCTAATGCGAATTATAGAAAAGGGTCTGAGATAAAAAATATTTCCATTTCACAAAAAAGCATTCCGTTGAacgatttttttttgattgaTGGCAGTTACTGTGTCCCCTCTCAAAAAGTGTTAACAAGAATTTCACTGCAGTTATACTGTTTAGTGACTAGCGGTCATTTTACAAACAATATTGCGCTAATTGCACAAGAAATCCCTTCAGCAATTAATTTCAAATTAACAAAAGTGCCAATTGCTAGACAATTGATCATAGACGACTTATATATCCATCTTGCCTATGACAGAGCTACAGATAAAAGCTGGTGCGCCGCATGCTGGACCGATCAGTATGGTGGCCTAAGGGAAGTGAAGGCATGGTATTCAGAGCGAAGAAAATTTCTGAATGGAGGTGCTAACctgatgaaaagttttgaagaaattagCAATGATATTTGGAGTATCACTATGGAATACATTAAATGCCACCCTGGAAAGTCATACTTGATTTTAACAAGGTTGAACAACATAATTCCAGATGACGAATTGATACAGTGGAAGAGGTTATCACTATTGAATAAAAGTATTTATTTAGTAGTCCTTACGATAGACTTGGAACCGACTCTGAAGCTAAGTGGGGTAAGCAGAGAAAGTGAGGGCAGCGGTGGTGTCAATAATGTGATGACCACTACTATGTATCCTGACTCCACTGCCGGGATATATCCTAACACCGCCGAATCCCTAGGCTCCAGATTTGACAGTCCGGATATTAGCAGCAACATGTTCCAAACGCCAAGTTCTCCGGCGTTTAACACCTCTGGAAATTTTTATTCAGAGTCCGATGGAACCATTGTGAACATCTCAGAGGAACTTCTCGGATTAGTTCTCTCTATACCTGTGCCactttcaaatcaaatcaatAGAATACCTATACGAACAGGATATTTGATTCAAACGGCGAATTTGACGGAAGGAAAGAGCATTTTGGAAGTGAATCTATTAAGTTGTCCTGCTTTCATCGATCCTGTAGacttgatgaagaagatgcTTTGCCAATATCGAAATTTGGCAGACCTAAAAAACTTTTGGTACGCTTCAATTGTAGATGAAACATGCAATCCGTTCCCGTGGCACATTCTTACTGTATCTAAGATACTCAAAGAGTTGGTACACGTTGGAGTTGATGAATGA
- a CDS encoding Kynurenine aminotransferase, catalyzes formation of kynurenic acid from kynurenine: MARSVLRRTMSSLPKHNPYFQIGGKDIWSLVNETAASRESLTGKKTVNLGQGFFSYSPPPFAIQAAKEALDVPAFNQYAPPRGRPELIGSLIEAYSSYYPEKLTPSQIMVSTGANEGMLSMFLAFLTPGDEVVVFEPFFDQYISNIEIPGGKVVYVPLHPPQCFDQETVNSSDWKINFTELENSINERTKMIVLNTPHNPIGKVFSRDELQRIGDICVRNNIIILADEVYENLYYKEHIKMATLSPEISRLTVTVGSAGKSFAATGWRIGWLIGHKDLISVACLAHTRICFASPSPLQIACASALRTAKSVGYFEETRKQYTYKYKILTDVFDKLGLPYTIAEGGYFLLVNFKKLKFPDSVEFPEEIQNKPRDFKLCYWLIQEFGVVSIPPTEFFIEEHKMVVKDCLRFAVCKDDQMLREAARCLERLKDYIQY, translated from the coding sequence ATGGCAAGGTCAGTATTAAGAAGAACGATGTCCAGTCTACCTAAGCATAATCCTTATTTCCAGATAGGTGGTAAAGATATATGGAGTTTAGTCAATGAGACTGCTGCTTCTAGAGAATCTCTTACTGGGAAGAAAACTGTAAATTTGGGACAAGGCTTTTTTTCCTACAGTCCTCCTCCATTTGCAATCCAAGCTGCCAAAGAGGCACTAGACGTTCCTGCCTTTAACCAATATGCACCTCCTAGAGGGAGACCAGAGCTGATTGGTTCACTGATTGAAGCATATTCTTCCTATTACCCAGAGAAGCTAACCCCATCCCAGATAATGGTTAGTACCGGTGCCAATGAAGGTATGTTATCCATGTTTCTTGCATTTTTGACTCCCGGCGACGAAGTCGTTGTTTTTGAACCTTTTTTTGACCAATACATCAGTAATATAGAGATTCCTGGTGGGAAGGTGGTGTATGTTCCATTGCATCCCCCTCAATGTTTTGACCAAGAAACTGTAAACTCCTCTGACTGGAAAATAAATTTTACTGAGTTAGAGAACTCAATAAATGAAAGGACAAAGATGATAGTGCTTAATACTCCGCATAACCCTATaggaaaagttttttctcGTGATGAACTACAAAGAATAGGTGATATATGTGTTCGGAACAACATCATTATTCTGGCGGATGAGGTCTACGAGAACCTTTACTACAAAGAACACATTAAGATGGCAACACTTTCACCGGAGATTTCCCGGCTAACTGTTACAGTCGGTAGTGCAGGCAAGTCCTTTGCTGCTACTGGATGGCGCATTGGGTGGTTGATCGGACATAAAGATTTAATCAGTGTTGCTTGTCTAGCGCATACCCGCATCTGTTTTGCTAGCCCTTCACCTTTACAGATTGCCTGTGCATCAGCTTTGAGAACTGCCAAATCCGTGGGTTACTTCGAGGAAACGCGTAAGCAGTATACTTACAAATACAAAATTCTTACGGACGTATTTGACAAGTTGGGGTTGCCCTATACTATTGCCGAAGGTGGTTATTTCCTACTAGTGAATTTTAAGAAGCTTAAATTTCCAGACTCTGTCGAGTTTCCAGAGGAGATTCAGAACAAGCCTAGAGATTTTAAACTCTGCTACTGGCTAATTCAAGAGTTCGGTGTAGTATCAATTCCACCCACAGAGTTTTTCATTGAAGAACATAAGATGGTGGTAAAAGACTGTTTGCGATTTGCCGTCTGCAAGGATGATCAGATGCTGCGAGAAGCGGCTAGGTGTCTTGAGCGATTAAAAGATTATATACAATACTAA
- a CDS encoding mitochondrial 54S ribosomal protein YmL39, whose amino-acid sequence MAKTKARNVVIKLLSTAQTGYTKTLLRPRQTGPISQVRYDPRVKRHVLFTESKRRKMGELAKPWDFTRGAFRFKK is encoded by the exons ATGGCAA AAACTAAAGCACGAAATGTGGTAATCAAGCTACTATCTACGGCTCAAACAGGATATACAAAGACTCTCCTCAGGCCAAGGCAAACTGGCCCTATCAGTCAGGTACGATATGACCCTCGAGTCAAAAGACATGTTCTGTTCACAGAATCtaagagaagaaaaatgggGGAACTAGCAAAACCTTGGGACTTCACAAGAGGCGCTTTTagattcaagaaatga